In Dasypus novemcinctus isolate mDasNov1 chromosome 23, mDasNov1.1.hap2, whole genome shotgun sequence, the following proteins share a genomic window:
- the ZNF174 gene encoding zinc finger protein 174, with translation MAAKMEITLSLQSHTLTSPKQERHIITKLEEGQGPTVPKTCPDPELSRQRFRQFCYQEVSGPQEALCRLRQFCHQWLQPEHHTKEQILELLVLEQFLTILPTEIQAQARKRCPMSSKEIVALVEDFHRAAKRPKQWVAVCMQGQKVLLEKTGSQLGEQELPDFQLQTPKRYPRESSPESQTGSQDQLSHCYREKFQLLQESTPKLTETEPTRIRNDNKENPQQEGAKGTKPCAAPAGRSKGNGLQSPQPRGANLSEPRLSRRQISPPHAQKPFAHYQKHCRELEYVSSSLKNQPLRELKKSKEGKRSLSHLERLGHQPTRSAKKPYKCEDCGKSFTWNSELKRHKRVHTGERPYTCGECGNCFGRQSTLKLHQRIHTGEKPYQCNQCGKSFRQSSNLHQHQRLHHGD, from the exons ATGGCAGCTAAAATGGAGATAACTTTGAGCTTGCAGTCTCACACTCTGACTTCGCCCAAACAAGAGAGACACATAATAACAAAGCTAGAGGAAGGGCAGGGGCCCACGGTCCCCAAGACCTGCCCGGATCCTGAGCTCTCTCGCCAGCGCTTTAGACAGTTTTGTTATCAAGAGGTGTCTGGACCCCAGGAGGCGCTCTGCCGCCTACGACAGTTCTGCCATCAGTGGCTGCAGCCCGagcaccacaccaaggaacagattCTGGAACTGCTGGTGCTGGAACAGTTTCTGACCATTCTGCCCACAGAGATACAGGCTCAGGCGAGGAAACGATGTCCAATGAGCAGCAAGGAGATTGTGGCCCTGGTGGAAGATTTTCACAGAGCAGCGAAGAGACCAAAGCAATGG GTGGCTGTTTGTATGCAGGGGCAGAAGGTGCTCTTGGAGAAGACTGGATCTCAGCTTGGAGAACAAGAACTTCCAGACTTTCAACTGCAAACCCCTAAGAGGTATCCCAGAGAGAGCTCTCCGGAAAGCCAGACAGGCTCTCAGGACCAGCTAAGCCACTGTTACAGGGAAAAATTCCAGCTCCTCCAAGAATCAACCCCCAAATTGACTGAGACAG AGCCCACCAGAATAAGAAATGACAACAAGGAAAATCCACAGCAAGAAGGGGCCAAAGGAACAAAGCCATGTGCAGCACCAGCTGGCAGATCCAAAGGGAATGGCCTGCAAAGTCCTCAACCTAGAGGGGCAAATCTGAGTGAACCCCGGTTGTCACGGAGACAGATCAGCCCCCCACATGCTCAAAAGCCATTTGCTCACTACCAGAAACATTGCAGGGAACTGGAATATGTCAGCAGCTCCCTGAAAAACCAGCCACTGAGGGAGctgaaaaaaagcaaagaaggtaaAAGAAGCCTTAGTCATTTGGAACGTCTTGGGCACCAGCCAACCCGCTCAGCAAAGAAGCCTTACAAATGTGAGGACTGTGGGAAAAGCTTCACATGGAATTCAGAGCTGAAAAGACACAAGAGAGTCCACACAGGAGAGAGACCCTACACATGTGGAGAGTGTGGAAATTGCTTTGGGCGGCAGTCAACCCTGAAACTGCACCAGAGGATCCACACTGGAGAAAAGCCATACCAGTGCAACCAGTGTGGGAAAAGCTTTCGCCAGAGCTCAAATCTTCACCAGCATCAGAGACTCCACCATGGAGACTAA